One window of the Chryseotalea sp. WA131a genome contains the following:
- a CDS encoding glycosyltransferase family 2 protein has translation MKVAGFTIVRNAVKYDYPIVEAITSVLPLCDEFIVAVGNCEDNTLDLIQAINSSKIRIIHTVWDDTLREGGRVLAVETDKAFQAISADADWCFYIQADEVVHEKYYDTIRQAMTEYKENRAIDGLLFHYKHFYGSYDYVGESWNWYRREIRIVRNDKSIFSYRDAQGFRKEPNKKLSVKLIDAYIYHYGWVRDPRAMQHKQRTFSSFYHDDKWVDEHVAKAAEFDYSQIDSLALFLDTHPSVMARRISEKNWKFDFDVSKKNYSLKERIKRLIGFRIGEYKNYKII, from the coding sequence ATGAAAGTTGCTGGCTTCACCATTGTTCGAAATGCAGTTAAATACGACTACCCAATTGTAGAGGCCATTACTTCTGTGCTGCCACTTTGCGATGAGTTTATTGTTGCAGTTGGAAATTGTGAAGACAATACGCTTGATTTAATCCAGGCCATCAACTCCTCTAAAATTAGAATCATCCACACCGTTTGGGATGATACCCTTCGCGAGGGTGGCCGCGTATTGGCGGTAGAAACAGACAAAGCATTTCAAGCGATAAGTGCTGATGCCGATTGGTGTTTCTACATACAAGCCGATGAGGTTGTACATGAAAAGTATTACGACACCATTCGTCAGGCAATGACCGAGTACAAAGAGAATCGAGCCATTGATGGATTACTTTTTCACTATAAGCACTTTTACGGATCATATGACTATGTCGGAGAATCATGGAATTGGTACCGCAGGGAAATTCGAATCGTCAGAAACGACAAGAGCATTTTCTCCTATCGCGATGCACAAGGGTTCCGGAAGGAACCCAATAAGAAACTGAGTGTAAAATTAATCGATGCTTACATCTATCACTATGGCTGGGTACGCGATCCTCGTGCAATGCAGCATAAACAACGTACTTTTAGTAGTTTCTACCACGATGACAAATGGGTAGATGAACATGTGGCAAAGGCAGCGGAATTTGACTATAGCCAAATAGATTCATTGGCGCTTTTCCTTGACACCCACCCCTCCGTGATGGCCAGGCGGATTAGTGAAAAAAATTGGAAATTTGACTTTGATGTTTCCAAAAAGAATTATTCGCTTAAAGAGAGAATAAAACGCCTTATTGGCTTCCGCATAGGCGAATACAAAAACTATAAAATCATTTAA